One Serratia liquefaciens genomic window, ACCGCTCGGCAAACAGGATCTGAGTGAAGACCTGAAAAAGCGCCTGCGCCTTGGCGAAATTATTGCGCTCGACGATCAATACACCTTTATGCAGCGCATTCCCCGCAGCCACTATGTGTTGGTGGTGGGTCCGATCCCTTACCTGTTCTATCTGCATCAAATGCGGCTGCTGGATTTGGCGCTGCTGGTGTTTATCGGCATGTCGCTGGCGCTGCCGGTGTTTTTGTGGATGCGTCCACACTGGCAGGATTTACTGAAGCTGGAGAATGCAGCACAGCGCCTGGGTGCCGGACACCTGGATGAACGTACCCATTTCGATCCCACCTCCAGCCTGAACCGGCTAGGGGTAGCCTTTAACCAGATGGCGGATAACGTCAATACGCTGATCGCCAGCAAGAAGCAGCTCATCGATGGCATCGCCCACGAGCTGCGCACGCCGCTGGTACGGCTGCGTTATCGGCTGGCGATGAGCGATAATCTGTCCGACAGCGAGCAGCAGGCATTAAATCGCGACATCGGCCAGTTGGAGTCGCTTATCGATGAACTGCTTACCTACGCACGGTTGGATCGTCCCCAGGTGGCGCTCAATATCGAGCCGCTCGACTTGCCCAAATGGCTGGAAGACAAGGCGGATGACCTGCGCCTGATCCACCCGGAAAGAGAAATTCAACTGGATATCCCCCACGTCGGCGATTTTGGCGGCGTCGACTTGCGGCTGATGGAGCGGGTGCTGGATAACCTGGTAAACAACGCATTGCGTTACTCAGAACAGCGCCTGCGTATCGGCCTGTGGTTTGACGGCGACCAGGCCTGCTTACAGGTAGAAGACGATGGCCCGGGCATTCCTCCGGAAGAGCGTGAACGGGTATTCGAACCCTTTGTCCGCCTCGATCCGAGCCGCGATCGGGCCACCGGCGGTTGCGGCCTGGGCCTGGCCATTGTGCATTCCATTGCCGTAGCCTACCAGGGCCAGGTTTACGTAGACGCCAGTTCGCTCGGCGGTGCCAGCTTCCGTTTTTGCTGGCCAATAAAGCCCACTTTCGATTTAAAAGCAGACCCGGTGTAACCCAGTTTACGCGCGGCATAAACACGCGTAAGAGTAAGCCGGATGACAATAATATGGAGCTAAACGATGACATCTGCACATACCCCATCCTCATACGACGAGCTGCGCGCCCTGTTCACCCGCCTGTCGCGCTTCGGTCACCTTTCCGCCATTGCCGGCTGGGACATGCAAACCATGATGCCGCCGGGCGGCAGCAAGGCACGTTCGGAAGCGCTGGCTGAACTGAGCGTACTGCAACACCAAATTTTGACGGCAGAAAAAACAGGCCGTCTGTTTGAACTTGCACAGCAGGAAACCCTGGATGACATGGATCGCGCCAACCTGCTGGAAATGCGCCGCCAATATGACAATGCAGTGCTGGTGCCGGAGTCGCTGGTCGAAGCCAAGTCGCTGGCCGGTGCGCGTTGTGAACATGCCTGGCGCGCTCAGCGTCCTGCCAACGACTGGGAAGGCTTCGCGGATAACCTGCGTGAAGTGGTCAAGCTCAGCCGACAGGAAGCGCAGATCCGTGCCGAAGCGGCAGGCACCAGCCGCTACGATGCTCTGCTGAATCTGTATGAACCGGGCATGCGCAGCAGCGATATCGACCGTATTTTTGGCGATCTGAAAACCTGGTTGCCTGACCTGCTGCAGAAAGTGGTGACCAAACAGGCTCAGGAACCTTGCCTGATCCCACAGGGGCCGTTCAATGTGGAGACCCAGCGTCAACTGAGTTTAAGCGTAATGAAACTGCTCGGCTTTAATTTCGATGGCGGACGCGTGGATGTCAGCGCGCACCCGTTCTGCGGTGGCGTGCCTGAAGATGTCCGTATCACCACGCGTTATAACGACAAGGAATTCCTGACCGCTCTGCTCGGTATCGTGCATGAGACCGGTCATGCCCGCTACGAGCAAAACCTGCCGCGTGACTGGCTGGGCCAACCTGTAGCTCAGGCGCGCTCAACGGCCATCCACGAATCTCAAAGCCTGCTGTTTGAAATGCAGTTGGCGCGCGGCAGCGACTTCCTGAAGATCCTGCGCCCGTTGGTGACTCACCAATTCGGCGAGCAGCCGGCGCTGGAAGAAGCTAACTTTATCCGTCTGAATCAGCGTGTAAAACCCGGCCTGATCCGCGTAGATGCTGACGAAGTGAGCTACCCGGCGCACGTGATCCTGCGTTATGAGATCGAGAAAGCCCTGGTCGAGGGCGAGATCGAGGTGGAAGACATTCCGGCCCTGTGGAATGAGAAAATGAAGGGTTACCTCGGCCTGGATACCGTCGGCAATTACCGTAACGGCTGCATGCAGGACATTCACTGGACTGACGGTGCCTTCGGTTACTTCCCGACTTACACTCTGGGCGCCATGTATGCCGCGCAGCTGTTCCACAGCGCACGTGAAGCAATGCCATCGTTGAGCAGCGACATTGCCGAAGGTAACCTGAATCCGCTGTTCCACTGGCTGAAGCAGAATATCTGGCGTCACGGCAGCCGCTTCCCTACCGATACGCTGATCGCTAACGCGACCGGCGAAACGCTTAACCCGGCGTATTTCCGCAAGCATTTGGAAAACCGCTACCTGTAATCCTTCCCCCAGGCACGATGTCCCGTGCCTGGGCATTTTCCCCCTGTTCCGCCAGCATGATTCCATAGCGCACTCTCCCCCCTACGGCTCCTTAGCCGCAGAGAGCGGGTCGGCAACCCCTTATATGTATGTTGTAACTAAAACGCCAGATTCAGTGCCTATTGGGCACCCCCTCTATACAACACGCTTACCGCTCGCCGGCGCTTACATCTCCCTTTTCTGCGGGTTCGTACATTAGGTTACACGCCGAAACCAATCACTCACGGAAAGCATTCTGGCGTTTGCCTACTATCTTTACACCGGCCCCGCAGTGGGCTCGATACATGATGAGTCATTTGAGGAATCTACAATGAAAAAAGTATTAGCTCTGGTTGTTGCCGCTGCAATGGGTCTGTCTTCTGTTGCCTTCGCTGCTGACGCTGCCACCACAACGGCAGCCCCGGCGGCGACGGCCACCACCACCACTGCAGCACCGGCTAAAACCACTCACGTGAAAAAACACCACGCGAAGAAGGCGCCAGTACAAAAAGCGCAGGCGGCGAAAAAGCACCACAAAGCCACCGGCAAAAAAGCCCCGGCTCAGAAGGCCCAGGCCGCCAAGAAACACCACAAAAAAGCCAGCCATAAAAAAGCCACCAGCACGCCAGCGGCATAACCGCAATCTGAAGTGAGGCTCCCCTCACCAGTCCAGGCTTGAGTTGTCCAACACCCGGTTCGCCGGGTGTTTTTTCATCGGGGGTTCTCATCATGCTGCGTCGCTACCTATTTGAAATCATTTTGGCCAGCCTGATCCTTTGCGGGCTCATTGCCGCCTTTTTTTATCTGTAGCCGCTCAGCCCCTCGGGATAAGAAATTATTGAAAAATCAATCACTGCCCATCCACACTGCGACTAAATCAGTCTATAGTTACCATTCAGTGTGTTTATGGATGACCCGTCATTTCCAGGCAAGAAACCTATGCGCATAACCCTTTTGCTGTTGCTGTGCTCATTCCCGCTCGCACTCTCCCTCTCAGCAAGGGCCGACAGCCCTTCCGATGCCTCGCTCGCTGAGCAAACACGCCTGTTTTTTGGCAAAGATGAACGTATCAAGGTCACCGAAACCGACGGCTGGCCGTGGCAGGCGATTGGCCAGGTAGAAACCGCCAGCGGTAATTTGTGCACCGCCACGCTGATCTCTCCTCATCTGGCTCTCACCGCCGGTCACTGCGTGTTGGCACCACCGGGCCAATTGGACAAGGCGATCGCACTGCGTTTTGTGGCCGGCAACAAAAGTTGGCAATACCAGACCGATAATATCGAGACGCTGGTTGACCGCAAGCTGGGCAAAAAGCTCAAGGCCGACGGCGACGGCTGGATCGTACCGCCCGCAGCCGCGGCGTATGACTTTGCCCTGATCCGCCTGAAAGATAAAAAGCCTCTGCCGATTAAGCCGCTGCCGCTGTGGCAAGGCGACAGCAAGGCTCTGACTCAGGCGCTGAAACAGGCCAAACGGCTGATTACCCAGGCCGGGTATCCAGGAGATCACCTCGACGATCTCTACAGCCATCAAAACTGTAAAGTGACGGGTTGGGCGCAACAAGGCGTGCTGTCGCATCAATGCGATACCCTGCCCGGCGACAGCGGCTCGCCGTTATTGCTGAAAACCTCCGCCGGCTGGAAGCTCATCGCCATTCAAAGCTCCGCACCGGCAGCCAAAGATCGCTACCGTGCCGATAACCGCGCATTGGCGGTGACCGGTATCCGCGATGCGCTGGACGCACTGGCCTCCGGGAAATAAGCGGTTATGAGCCGGCGTGGGCTGCTGCGCCGGTTTCGCTTACGACGTTTCCTGCCATAAAGCCCTTGGGCGTGGTGCCGGTGAACTGTCGGAAGAACGCGATAAAAGCGCTGTCGCTGGAAAAACCCAAACGCTGTGCCACGGTGCTGACCCTGGGCATTTCCGCCAGCAGTTCAATCGCCCGCATCAGCCGCCATTGTTGGCTCCACTGCTGATAGCTCAACCCGCTCTCGCGCTGAAAAATGCGCGTCAGCGTTTTGGCATGCAAGTTCAATTCCTGTGCCAGTACGCTCAACCCCGGCAGTTCGTCCCGCCTGTCAAGGTTCTCCAACCAGCGAGCCAAACGAACATCCCTGGGCAGTAGCAGGCCGGTACTCTCTAGCCGTGCCGCATTCAGTTCGTTGATCAGCACCGGCACCAGATCGCGCGCTGCCCGACACTCGATAGCCTGATTAAACGGCCAATAAGCGATACGTTCAATCACCGCTGCCAGCAAGGGATTAACCGCCAATACCGCGCACTCTTGCAGCTTGACGGGCGCCAATTCAGGCTCCAGATAGAGTGAGCGATAGGCCACCTGGCCATGCAGCTGTACCCGATGCCTGATCCCGCCAGGGATCCACAAACAGCGCGTTGGCGGTAAAATCAGCCAACGATCGCTGAGTGTCACCGTCATGCACCCACGCGACGAATAGAGCAACTGCGCACGCCGATGCCGGTGCTCTTTAGAGTCATGATTGGCCAGCTCGGCGGCAATCCCCAGCACCGGTGCAGGCCAGCTATCCGGTTCGAAAACATCCTGTTGGGCTATCAAGGCCATGAGTTGTCCTTTTTTTGTTATTTTTTGTCCTGATGATTGTAATTGAACACTTTGGCTTTCCCTATACTGGCGCGATTATTCATTGTTAAAGGTCAATTCCCATGTCGCGCCTTCCTCTGCCATTGATGGTCGCCAGCATAATGACGCCACAGGTGCTAGAAACCCTCTATAGCCCAGCGCTCACCGCGATCCGCGCCGATTTCAACGTCAGTGCCGCCCAGGCCAGCCAGACGCTGTCGATCTATTTCTTCGCTTTTGCCTTCGGCGTCGCTTTCTGGGGGGTAATGTGCGATCGGCTTGGTCGCAGAGTGACCATGTTGGCAGGGCTGGCACTGTATCTGGGCGGCGCGGTTGTGGCGTTACTGAGCTCGCATTTCACGCTGCTGTTGGCCGCTCGCGCCACCATAGCCTTCGGTGCTGCGGTCGGCTCTATCGTCACGCAAACCATGCTGCGCGACGTGTATCAAGGGCATGCTCTGGGGAAAGTGTTCGCCACCCTCGGCATTGCCCTGTCGATCAGTCCGGTGCTGGGGATGTTGGCGGGGGGAATATTAGTCAGTTGGGGCGGCAGTATGGCGATATTCATTGGCCAGGGGATGCTGGCATTGGCCCTGCTGATTTGGTGCTGGTACGCTCTGCCGGAAACGCAGCCGCCGGGCTGCGCAATACCAGCCTCTATGGCAAGCAGTGGCTGGATTATCCTGCGCGACCGGCATATCTGGTGTAGCGCCTTATTGGTGGCAGGTTTTAATATCATGGTGTTCAGCTACTTCAGCCTGGCGCCGTTCCTGTTCGAACGGCTGGGACTGAGCAGCCGACAGTTTGGCTACTCTGGCGTTGCCCTGGCGCTGGGCAGCCTGCTTGGCGCGTTAGTGAATCGCCACCTGTTGGCCAGGAATATCGGCGCAGAGCGTCAAATCCTGCTGGGTAGCCTACTGGCGTGCGGTGCGGCGCTGGCATTAGGTTACTGGCAGCACAGCATAATAATGTTGCTGCCCTGCATGCTGATCACCCTGGCCTTCGGCCTGGCGATCCCCAACGTATTGAGTCAGGCCCTGAACCGCTACCGGCAGCGACTGGGCACCGCCGGCGCGATTTTTGGCCTGCTCTACTACCTGCTGATTGGCGCCGGGCTTTCTGTGGCCGCCGTCGGGCAAAATCTGCCCGCAACGCTGCTGGCGTGCAGCCTGCTGTGTCTGGTCTGCGCAGGCGGCCTGTTCGCGTTGCCTAGCCCGAAAGCTGCTCGATAGTCTGCAAGATGCGCTTGTCCGAGATGGGGTAAGGCGTGCCAAGTTGTTGAGCGAACAGGCTGACGCGCAGTTCTTCGATCATCCAACGCACCTCTTTCACCTCTTCATCCTGCTGTCGCTTCGGCGGCAGTTTGTTCAGCCACTGTTGCCAGGCCTGTTGCACCTGCTCCACCCGCAGCATCTGCGCACGGTCACGATGCGGGTCGGTCGCCAGCTTCTCCAGACGGCGCTCAATCGCCTGCAGATAGCGCAACGTATCCGACAGGCGCTTCCAGCCGTTGTTGGTGACAAAACCGCGATAAACCAGGCCGCCGAGCTGGGTTTTGATATCCGACAGCGCCAGCGCCAGGGAGATGTCCACCCGGCCTTTCAGCCGTTTATTGATGTTGAACACCGCCGTCAGGATCTGTTCGACCTGTTTGGCTACGCCTACCACCGTTTCGTTTAGCTCGGCGCGCACCCTTTCCTGCAGGCGGGCAAAATCCTCTTCCTGCCACACCGGTCCGCCGTACTCGGCAATCAGCTTATCGATGCCGCACGAGATGCAGTCGTCGATCAAGTCCAGCACTCTGCCATAAGGGTTAAAGTACAACCCCAGCTTGGCTTTGTTAGGCAGTTTTTCATGCAGATACTTGATGGGCGATGGAATGTTCAGCAACAGCAGGCGGCGCGTTCCCTGCCACATCGCCTGTTGCTGTTCCTGCTCGCTGTCGAACAAACGGATCGCCACGCTGTCTTTTTCATCCACCAGCGCCGGATACGCCTTCATCGAATAGCCACCGCGTTTCTGCTCATAAAACTCCGGCAATTTGCCGAAGCTCCAGATATGCAGATTGCTTTGCTCCAGCCCATCGTCCGCCACCGCGGACAGGGTTTCCTGCACCTTGTCTTTCAGTTGCAGCTTCAGCGCGGTCAGGTTTTTACCTTCCAGCAGGGTTTTGTGTTTTTCCCCCACCACCCGGAAAGTCATTTTAAGGTGATCGGGCACCTGTTCCCACTGCCAGTCATCTCGTGACACCGTCACGCCAGTCATGCGACGCAGCTCGCGCTCCAGCGCATCCAGCAGCGGCAATTCCAGCGCAGTGACCCGCCCCAGAAAAGCCTCGGCATAGTTCGGCGCCGGTACAAAGTTGCGACGAACCGGTTTGGGCAGCGACTTGATCAGGGCGATCACCAACTCACGGCGAATGCCCGGAATTTGCCACTCAAAACCCCGATCCTCAACCTGATTAAGGATCGGCAGAGGAATATGCACCGTCACGCCGTCGGCGTCGGTACCTGGCTCAAACTGGTAGGTCAGGCGCAGCTTGAGGTTGCCCTGATGCCAGGTATTCGGATAGTCCAGCGCGCTGACCTTATTGGCACCGTCCTTGATCAGCATCTCTTTTTCAAAGCTGAGCAGGTCCGCGTTCTGTTTAGCGGCGTTTTTCCACCAGTGGTCAAAATGACGCCCGGAGATCACCTCGCTCGGGATGCGCTGATCGTAGAAACTGAACAGGGTTTCGTCATCGACCAAAATGTCACGGCGGCGCGACTTATGCTCGAGTTCTTCCACTTCCGCACGCAGCTTCAGGTTGGCACTGAAAAACGCATGGCGCGTCTGCCAGTCGCCTTCCACCAGCGCATGGCGGATAAACAGTTCCCGGCACAGCAGCGGGTCGATAGTGCTGTAATTAACCTGTCGCGCAGCGACGATGGGCAACCCGAACAGCGTCACTTTTTCGGTGGCCATCACCGCCCCCTGGGATTTGGACCAATGGGGTTCGCTGTAGCTGTGCTTCACCAGGTGCTGGGCCAACGGCTCAATCCACTCCGGTTCGATACGTGCGGCAATACGTCCCCACAGGCGGCTTGTTTCCACCAGTTCGGCCACCATGGTCCATTTCGGCGGCTTCTTGAACAGACCTGAACCTGGGAAAATAGAGAATCTTGCGTTGCGGGCGCCCGTGTACTCTTGCTTATCAGCATCTTTCTGGCCGATATGCGACAGCAAACCGGTCAATAACGCGGTGTGTACGCTGCGGTAATCGGAAGGCTCGCTGTTGACCGGCAGCCCCAGCTCTTTCACCACCTGACGCAGCTGGGTGTAAATATCCTGCCATTCACGCACCCGCAAATAATTAAGGAAATCATTGCGGCACAGCCGACGGAACTGACTGGAGGAGTGCTCTTTCTGCTGCTCTTTCAGCCAGTCCCACAGGTTGACGTAAGCCAGGAAATCCGAATCTTTGTCGGCAAAGCGTCGGTGTTTCTCGTCCGAGGCCTGCTGCTTGTCCATTGGCCGTTCGCGCGGATCCTGTATCGACAGCGCAGCGGTGATGATCATCACTTCACGCACGCTGCCGCTTTTCTGTGCTTCCAACACCATGCGCGCTAACCGCGGGTCGATCGGCAACTGCGCCAATTGACGCCCCTGAGGCGTGAGCTGGTAGTGGCCATTTTCCGCCGTTTTAATCGCGCCCAGCTCTTCGAGCAGGCGCACGCCATCGAGAATATTGCGCTTGTCCGGCGCCTCTACGAACGGGAAAGCGGCGATATCCCCTAACCCGAGCGAAGTCATCTGCAAAATAACCGACGCCAGGTTGGTGCGCAGGATCTCCGGATCGGTAAACTCCGGACGCGACAGGAAGTCCTGTTCCGAATACAACCGAATGCAAATACCGTCGGAAACGCGCCCGCAGCGGCCCTTACGCTGGTTGGCGGAGGCCTGTGACACCGGCTCGATCGGCAGGCGTTGCACCTTGGTACGGAAACTGTAACGGCTGATACGCGCGGTACCGGGATCAATCACGTACTTGATGCCGGGTACGGTCAGTGAGGTCTCCGCCACGTTGGTCGCCAGCACGATGCGCCGCCCGTGATGCGACTGGAACACCCGGTTCTGTTCGCTGTTCGACAACCGGGCATACAGCGGCAGGACCTCGGTATGCGGCAAATTAAGGCGGTTCAGCGCGTCGGCGGTATCGCGAATTTCGCGCTCACCGCTCATAAAGATCAGGATATCCCCCGGACCTTCGCGCCCCAGCTCATCCACCGCATCGAAAATCGCCTGCAGCTGATCGCGGTCGGTGTCGTCGGCGTCGTCCACTACCGGGCGATAACGCACCTCGACCGGATAAGTACGGCCGGAGACTTCGATAATCGGCGCGTTATTGAAATGGCGCGAAAAACGCTGCGGATCGATAGTCGCCGAGGTGATGATGACTTTGAGATCCGGGCGCTTTGGCAGCAGTTCTCGCAGGTAACCCAGGATAAAGTCAATGTTCAGGCTGCGTTCATGCGCCTCATCGATAATCAGCGTGTCATACTGCATCAGCAGCCGGTCCTGCTGGATTTCCGCCAGCAGGATCCCGTCGGTCATCAGCTTGACCAGGGTATTTTCCCCGACCTGATCGTTGAAGCGCACCTTATAACCCACGCTGCCGCCCAGCGGCGTTTCCAACTCGTCGGCAATGCGGTTGGCTACGGTACGCGCCGCCAGGCGTCGAGGTTGGGTATGGCCGATCAGCCCTTTTACCCCACGCCCCAGCTCCAGGCAGATCTTCGGCAACTGGGTGGTTTTCCCCGAGCCGGTTTCACCGGCGACAATCACCACCTGGTGGTCGCGAATGGCCTGCAAAATATCCTGTTTTTTCTGACTGACCGGCAGGTTTTCCGGATAGGTGACTTTCGGACAGGACGCGGCGCGCGACTGCACTTTTTGCAACGCTGCCGTTATGTCACTTTCCAGCTCGGCGGCGACCGCCAACTGAGCATCGGGATTTTTGATTTTTCGTGCGCCCTGCAGCCGACGTTGCAGACGTTGTTGGTCACGGAGCATCAGCTCGCCCAGTTGGGCAGACAATGCCGCGAGCGGAGATTTCACGTTCGGTATTCCTTGTTTCATCGCTGCTGCATCAAGCTTTAGCAACGGTTTGGTAATGGGTTAGCGAGTTTTCAGCTTTAAGTGCGCAGAATAACATAAGCCCCTTTTTCCCCATAATCCCGCCGCTTATGTCGCGGCAGCTTATTCAATAAAATCGAACAAAGGTCTCGAAATATTGCGCTATCACTGCTGAAAAAATGTGAATAGAGTGTACTGCATGCAAAGGACGCGTTGTCCTGATGTCACTGTCATAACGTAAGGAATTACCGATGAGCAAAGTATTGGTTCTTAAATCAAGCATCCTGGCGGGCTACTCGCAGTCTAACCAACTGGCAGATTTCTTCGTTGAGCAGTGGGCAAAGGCTCATGGCAACGACACCATCACCGTGCGTGACCTGGCTGCACAGCCAATCCCGGTATTGGACGGTGAACTGGTTGGCGCCCTGCGTCCTTCCGACACTCCGCTGACCCCGCGTCAAACCGAAGCTCTGGCGTTGTCCGACGAGCTGATCGCCGAACTGCAAGCCAATGACACCATCGTTATGGCGGCCCCGATGTACAACTTCAACATTCCAACCCAGTTGAAGAACTATTTCGACCTGATTGCCCGTGCCGGCGTCACCTTCCGCTACACCGAAAACGGTCCGGAAGGCCTGGTGAAAGGTAAGCGTGCCATCATTCTGACCAGCCGCGGCGGCATCCATAAAGGCACCCCGACTGACCTGGTTGAACCTTACCTGCGTCTGTTCCTGGGCTTTATCGGTATCACCGACGTCGAGTTCGTGTTCGCTGAAGGTATCGCCTACGGCCCGGACGTTGCCACCAAAGCGCAGGCCGATGCCAAAGCCACGCTGGCACAGGTTGTTGCCGCCTGATGCCGGTGCAGGGGTGTGATGCCCCTGCAAAACTTCAACAGAACAAGCCAAATCCTGTCAAACCCGCTCTACCCTCATAAAAATCCAATGTTATATCGCTATTGCGCGCCCCAGGGCGCGCTTTTTTTATTTCTTCAACCATTGGCCATTGATGCCACGTACGTATTCCCCCGCAGGGGCACGCGCGACCAGTTTTTGCCCGGCCATGCGAGCCACATCGTCGATGGCGATATGATTGCTATCCGCCACCTGTTGGTATTTCTCGGTGCGCCCGGCATTGATATTTTTCACCAGCGACAGCGTTTCGGCGTCCTGCTTCACCGGCGCAATATAGCCGTTGAGCGTTTCACCGACGCGCCCCTGTTGCTTGGCCTCATCCAGCGTCAGCGCCATTGCCATGCTGCTGAACAGCCAGGCGGCGCCAATCAAGCCTAAATAACGTTTTTTCATGTTGGCTCCTAGAACAGACCGCTTTTGTCTTTCAGCAGATTCTCGACGTCTTTATCCACTTTGATGTGAATTTCATGTTCGATCTTGACGTTCATATTGATGGTGATCGGATCTTTAGGCGTGGCGACCTCGATGCGTGGCACGCAGCCGCTCAGCATTGAGGTGCCGAGCACGGCGGCCAGCAATGGCCCGCTGATGATTTTCATGGTTGTTCCCCAGGTTTGGTGAGGGCCTGTTCCAGCCACTCCTGTAAATTGTCGCCAAAGCGCAGGCTGCGCCAAAGCTGAAACACGTTTTCCTGATGGCTATAGTTCAGGATAACCTCTCGTTTAGCGCTTTTTTGCGGATTAACCCCGTCAATTCGCGCCTTCAGCGTCAGTTCACCGAGGTTGTCGAGATCGACTCTGGCCTTGGAGCGGTTAATTTCCATATAGCGCAGCCAATCTATCGCGGCGCCGGTCGCCATATTATTACTGCCGATGGCATCGGCCATGTCCTTGTCCAGGCGCAGCGTCAACATGCCGGCGTTGGCAATCCAACCGTTGCGGACCAGCCATTTAGGATGATTCAGGAACAACGGCAATTCGCCGTCGACCCGCCCTGACATGGCAAACTGTTTTGGCTTCAGCGCGGTAAACAAGGCGCTGAGATCCACCTTATCCAGCTTCAATACGGCGGCGTCATGCTGCGGCATGCGCAGCGCGGACAGGCTGATGTGCCCGTTCAAAGCGTCCATACCCACGTTGCTCAGCGTCAACGGCGCCGGTTCGCTGTAGGGATAGGCACCCTGAAGATCGGCGGTGATATTCTGCATTTCAAACAGGTTGCGAAAAGACTTGATGCGCAGCGTCACTGGCTGCCTGGCGCCAAGCTGCCACACATGATTTTTCAGGCGGTAAGACAGGACAAAATCCAGGCCGCTCATCTCACCGTCTTTCAGCCACATGCCGCCATTTTTCACCACCCAGTGACCACCGGCCTCGAAGCCTTGCACCCTGGCGGCAGAGAACGCCGATTGCGCATAGAATTCACCGTCACGCAGTTTGATATTGAGATCCGGCGAGATCAGCGGTTGGAACACTTTCAACGACTGTTTCGGCCACCAGCCCTCTCCGCGCAAGCGCTCGCCGTCCCAACGGCCACGTAACGCTATCGGCCCTATCTGTTCCGCCTGCAACTTGCCCTGCAGTTGGAAATTATCCGGCGTTGTGCCCTTCATCTGAAGCGCCAACACCGGTGCCGGCAGGTAACCACCGTTGGTAAAGCTGACCTTGCCCGAAACCAGTTGCAGTTCGCCATTGAACGCCGGGGTTTTCTCGTCCCGTTGCCAACGCAACGGCTGGCTGAGGCTGAGACGTGGCGCATCCACCGTCACCATGCTGTATTTTAATTGATCAAACCCGGTGGAGAGGCGAT contains:
- the rstB gene encoding two-component system sensor histidine kinase RstB codes for the protein MRKLFVQFFLLLFVCFLVMAMLVGLVYKVTAERAGRQSMDDLMKSSLYLMRSELREIPLKDWNKTIATLDLNLSFKLHIEPLGKQDLSEDLKKRLRLGEIIALDDQYTFMQRIPRSHYVLVVGPIPYLFYLHQMRLLDLALLVFIGMSLALPVFLWMRPHWQDLLKLENAAQRLGAGHLDERTHFDPTSSLNRLGVAFNQMADNVNTLIASKKQLIDGIAHELRTPLVRLRYRLAMSDNLSDSEQQALNRDIGQLESLIDELLTYARLDRPQVALNIEPLDLPKWLEDKADDLRLIHPEREIQLDIPHVGDFGGVDLRLMERVLDNLVNNALRYSEQRLRIGLWFDGDQACLQVEDDGPGIPPEERERVFEPFVRLDPSRDRATGGCGLGLAIVHSIAVAYQGQVYVDASSLGGASFRFCWPIKPTFDLKADPV
- a CDS encoding carboxypeptidase M32 produces the protein MTSAHTPSSYDELRALFTRLSRFGHLSAIAGWDMQTMMPPGGSKARSEALAELSVLQHQILTAEKTGRLFELAQQETLDDMDRANLLEMRRQYDNAVLVPESLVEAKSLAGARCEHAWRAQRPANDWEGFADNLREVVKLSRQEAQIRAEAAGTSRYDALLNLYEPGMRSSDIDRIFGDLKTWLPDLLQKVVTKQAQEPCLIPQGPFNVETQRQLSLSVMKLLGFNFDGGRVDVSAHPFCGGVPEDVRITTRYNDKEFLTALLGIVHETGHARYEQNLPRDWLGQPVAQARSTAIHESQSLLFEMQLARGSDFLKILRPLVTHQFGEQPALEEANFIRLNQRVKPGLIRVDADEVSYPAHVILRYEIEKALVEGEIEVEDIPALWNEKMKGYLGLDTVGNYRNGCMQDIHWTDGAFGYFPTYTLGAMYAAQLFHSAREAMPSLSSDIAEGNLNPLFHWLKQNIWRHGSRFPTDTLIANATGETLNPAYFRKHLENRYL
- the asr gene encoding acid resistance repetitive basic protein Asr, whose protein sequence is MKKVLALVVAAAMGLSSVAFAADAATTTAAPAATATTTTAAPAKTTHVKKHHAKKAPVQKAQAAKKHHKATGKKAPAQKAQAAKKHHKKASHKKATSTPAA
- a CDS encoding trypsin-like serine peptidase, producing the protein MRITLLLLLCSFPLALSLSARADSPSDASLAEQTRLFFGKDERIKVTETDGWPWQAIGQVETASGNLCTATLISPHLALTAGHCVLAPPGQLDKAIALRFVAGNKSWQYQTDNIETLVDRKLGKKLKADGDGWIVPPAAAAYDFALIRLKDKKPLPIKPLPLWQGDSKALTQALKQAKRLITQAGYPGDHLDDLYSHQNCKVTGWAQQGVLSHQCDTLPGDSGSPLLLKTSAGWKLIAIQSSAPAAKDRYRADNRALAVTGIRDALDALASGK
- a CDS encoding AraC family transcriptional regulator — encoded protein: MALIAQQDVFEPDSWPAPVLGIAAELANHDSKEHRHRRAQLLYSSRGCMTVTLSDRWLILPPTRCLWIPGGIRHRVQLHGQVAYRSLYLEPELAPVKLQECAVLAVNPLLAAVIERIAYWPFNQAIECRAARDLVPVLINELNAARLESTGLLLPRDVRLARWLENLDRRDELPGLSVLAQELNLHAKTLTRIFQRESGLSYQQWSQQWRLMRAIELLAEMPRVSTVAQRLGFSSDSAFIAFFRQFTGTTPKGFMAGNVVSETGAAAHAGS
- a CDS encoding MFS transporter, coding for MSRLPLPLMVASIMTPQVLETLYSPALTAIRADFNVSAAQASQTLSIYFFAFAFGVAFWGVMCDRLGRRVTMLAGLALYLGGAVVALLSSHFTLLLAARATIAFGAAVGSIVTQTMLRDVYQGHALGKVFATLGIALSISPVLGMLAGGILVSWGGSMAIFIGQGMLALALLIWCWYALPETQPPGCAIPASMASSGWIILRDRHIWCSALLVAGFNIMVFSYFSLAPFLFERLGLSSRQFGYSGVALALGSLLGALVNRHLLARNIGAERQILLGSLLACGAALALGYWQHSIIMLLPCMLITLAFGLAIPNVLSQALNRYRQRLGTAGAIFGLLYYLLIGAGLSVAAVGQNLPATLLACSLLCLVCAGGLFALPSPKAAR